A stretch of the Manis pentadactyla isolate mManPen7 chromosome 16, mManPen7.hap1, whole genome shotgun sequence genome encodes the following:
- the ZNF318 gene encoding zinc finger protein 318 isoform X1, producing MYRSGARSSVSSHRPKESSGGGPRTGRSSGSSSGPARRTSPPSSGSSSSRTAARRPRSPSGHRSRRASPSPPRGRRGSPSPPRGRRASQSPPRGRRVSPSPPRARRGSPSPPRARRGSPSPPRGRRLFPPGPAGFRGSSRGQSCADFARDGRGEHPGDGGCRRRSPGLRSDSSLEQSLRITVGNDHFCVGIPERRRLSDRLGSPVDNLEDVDRDDMTDDSVFTRSSACSRGLERYLSREEGPLSPFLGQLDEDYRTRETFLHRADYSPHISCHDELLRGTERNRDKLKSSYTIRPEERSREAKRPRYDDTEKIHSVGSDHPSFTSGTRNYRQRRRSPSPRFLDPEFRELDLARRKREEEEERSRSLSQELVGVDGGGTSCPIPGLSSVLTASEPGYLHRPEEVSVMPKKSILKKRIEVDTEPSMQLESFSSSTSSSHNHPVFSGHPSLPLSGAIAAFASEMENNKETVVEATLKEPQGNLYQWGPLPGMPKDNSPLREKFGSFLYHKEKLNMKAEGPERPTDLLLPHERASQDGSGFSRILSLLADSTSTQEKRRRSFPDIEDEEKFLYGDEEEDLKVESPAKPLGGSESEVMRQKASSLPSSAPAVKLESIEEANPEYAKIHDLLKTIGLDIGVVEISKLAARTQERLHGKKPTRSSTDRRSSVDQHFSADRGSSVDHHFSADLRSLDPHRLENREAHHSNTHSPEVSHPHPVSPVDPYLLTKNSPPFLKSDHPVGHIAGPEVVGSGFQSSVAVRCMLPSAPSAPIRLPHPASLSQFHMPRASQFAAARIPPNYQGPAIPPSSFDAYRHYMAYAASRWPMYPASQPSNHPLPEPHRVMPITKLATRSRPNLRVIPTVTPDKPKKKESVLGSIPAAQVPVQVSIPSLIRYNPEKISDEKNRASQKQKVIEERKKLKSDREARQKKMYYLRTELERLHKQQGEMLRKKRREKDGHKDPLLVEVSRLQDNIMKDIAELRQEAEEAEKKQSELDKVAQILGINILDKSQKSSNDGKEPTEKPGKAEKSKSPEKVSSSNSISNSKKGGTSYCQQCMHVNCLLYLYTTPALLSSLSYQDVSAIESKVNYENSHTKSPKPAESLQPTAKQSDQSIAAYEYYDAGNHWCKDCNTICGTMFDFFTHMHNKKHTQTLDPYNRPWASKTQSEAKQDAVKRTDKITVPAKGSEFLIPITGYYCQLCEEFLGDPISGEQHVKGHQHNEKYKKYVIENPLYEERRNLDRQAGLAVVLETERRRQSELKRKLSEKPKEEKKEKKAKIMKEVKEDDKVSEELEDQLSECGNSPEKAENKRKASIKLQLKEELKKESPISSSFGKFSWKKPEKEEEKSSVAPSIPREDIVESNKDKEDGKTETAKAKPIKIKLSGKTVVAHTSPWMPVVTTSTQTKIRPNLPIPSTVLRKSGSATVSKPAPLNTFLSIKSSGTTAKPLPVVKESSADLLLPPDIISKAFGGEEVILKGSPEEKMVLAEKNEPSHIPEQMLPPPPPPPPPPPPPPPVIPHPATLSPAQANAVLAPVKSNPSVSHTLSPGFLGPNILNPVLPVAIIASAQPTAIPSDETAPGVSESDRDQTLFSVLVRPPPPLSSVFSEQAKKLEKRNSCLATANAKDLYDIFYSSGGKGAPETKLSSGPLANGENSNLSRAESSDTSSTSTLNISASQEELPPDRSLVSASLVSNPEKPIAKTLVSLGKWSVVEHIDSRSRGSSYGFLQPLTRLCHSRPYETITPKTNTLAMWTSSSFQGDANRDLSPEGKTELDLTEPGPPGVEQAPHLSDIHGHTMESQRLVETHIMESGNQDKESQKLHQSKDCGKSEVKTNNELKERRAKVSERMVGEETGINVCNSTEDSNLSHGNRYMWEGEVEQPRLQMTDKKAEQSKKLMTRSETQNRVVIELSAQVFSNTKAKIDSFPSEARSLIQNPQDKPVKISVPELLQSPARSDVCLTDSAQEQGVSTVSEDWLENSAPESLSRTSRYKSLKLKRERSKDFKGKMIYELAVWDENKKKPETWESPEKPEAEALELRGIHPELTVTIETKALEDFEVTDLKVEKLAALGNLGNMDVDFCSTQVDPAHKSPTALSQKACEENSLSLVGCNPSTLTDFQPVPSLSEFPLDSPKSLVLNFGAEGRKTSSNFISGRITPNILKTGLPVENVDLGLGSLEGTHQALDLLAGGIMPEVEEISQLENQDSLRLRSETVKPAGFEPSPCLPDLVDFVTRTSGVQKEKLCFPLSEPGSPPECSSLEMGPLQLEIPNTSITEVAISQVDEDSDNPLNLVKSLASGSPTREQVFGGNMVPQEIPAQEAAVAAIQDHTESGVHD from the exons GGATGACATGACTGATGATTCTGTCTTCACTCGAAGCTCCGCATGCTCTCGAGGTCTAGAACGATATCTTTCCCGGGAAGAGGGGCCTCTCAGTCCCTTCTTGGGACAACTTGATGAGGACTACCGAACAAGAGAAACTTTCCTGCATCGTGCTGATTATAGTCCCCATATCAGTTGTCATGATGAGCTGTTGCGGGGAACAGAACGGAATAGAGACAAATTAAAAAGTTCCTACACTATAAGACCTGAGGAAAGGAGCCGGGAAGCCAAACGGCCCCGTTATGATGACACAGAGAAGATTCACAGTGTGGGAAGTGACCATCCAAGTTTTACATCAGGGACACGCAACTATCGACAGCGTAGACGGAGCCCGAGCCCTAGGTTTCTTGACCCTGAGTTTCGAGAGCTGGACCTTGCCAGGCGAAAacgagaggaagaggaggaacgAAGTAGGAGCTTGAGTCAGGAACTGGTAGGAGTTGATGGTGGTGGCACTAGTTGCCCCATTCCTGGATTGTCCAGTGTCCTAACAGCATCAGAGCCAGGATATTTACATCGGCCTGAGGAAGTATCTGTGATGCCTAAGAAGTCAATTCTGAAGAAGAGGATTGAGGTGGACACGGAGCCTTCCATGCAG CTTGAGAGTTTTTCCAGCAGCACCAGCTCCAGCCACAATCACCCTGTCTTCTCTGGACATCCATCTCTTCCATTAAGTGGTGCTATAGCTGCCTTTGCCTCAGAGATGGAAAACAACAAGGAGACTGTGGTAGAGGCTACCCTGAAGGAACCTCAAGGCAACCTCTACCAATGGGGTCCCCTCCCTGGGATGCCCAAAGACAACAGTCCTCTCAGAGAGAAGTTTGGGAGTTTTCTGTACCACAAGGAGAAATTGAATATGAAGGCTGAGGGACCTGAGCGACCCACAGACTTGTTGCTGCCCCATGAGAGAGCTAGCCAGGATGGCAGTGGTTTTTCCCGCATTCTGAGCCTGTTGGCAGATTCTACCAGCACACAGGAAAAAAGGCGACGTAGTTTCCCTGACattgaggatgaggagaaatttCTCTATGGGGATGAAGAAGAGGATTTAAAGGTAGAATCTCCAGCAAAGCCCCTTGGGGGCTCTGAGAGTGAAGTTATGAGGCAGAAGGCAAGCTCATTACCCTCTTCAGCTCCAGCTGTAAAGTTAGAATCCATAGAAGAAGCCAATCCAGAATATGCTAAGATTCACGACTTGCTCAAGACCATAGGGCTGGATATTGGGGTAGTAGAGATTAGTAAACTGGCTGCACGCACCCAGGAACGACTTCATGGCAAAAAGCCAACACGTTCTTCCACTGACCGCCGTTCCTCAGTTGACCAGCACTTTTCAGCAGACCGCGGTTCCTCTGTTGACCACCATTTCTCAGCTGATCTGCGCTCCTTAGATCCTCACAGACTGGAGAACAGAGAGGCACACCATAGCAATACCCACTCCCCAGAGGTGTCCCATCCACACCCAGTCTCCCCTGTGGATCCTTACCTGCTCACAAAAAACAGCCCTCCGTTCCTAAAGTCTGACCATCCAGTGGGTCATATTGCAGGACCAGAGGTAGTTGGCAGTGGGTTTCAGTCATCTGTTGCAGTCAGATGCATGTTGCCTTCAGCCCCATCTGCCCCAATTAGACTACCACACCCTGCTTCTTTGTCTCAGTTTCATATGCCAAGGGCATCTCAGTTTGCTGCAGCTCGAATACCTCCAAACTACCAGGGACCTGCCATTCCCCCTTCTTCCTTTGATGCCTACAGGCACTATATGGCATATGCAGCCTCAAGGTGGCCCATGTATCCAGCCTCTCAGCCATCAAACCATCCTCTACCAGAACCACATAGGGTAATGCCAATTACCAAACTAGCTACTCGTAGCCGTCCCAATCTTCGTGTGATCCCCACTGTGACTCCTGACAAGCCCAAGAAGAAGGAGTCAGTGCTAGGTTCAATTCCTGCTGCCCAAGTGCCTGTCCAGGTATCCATCCCATCACTCATAAGATATAATCCAGAGAAGATCTCTGATGAGAAGAACCGTGCTTCCCAGAAGCAGAAG GTTATTGAGGAGAGGAAAAAGCTAAAGAGTGACCGGGAAGCTCGCCAGAAAAAGATGTACTATCTCAGGACTGAGTTGGAACGGCTTCATAAACAACAAG GGGAAATGCTGCGCAAGAAACGAAGGGAGAAGGATGGCCACAAAGACCCACTCCTGGTGGAGGTGAGTCGGCTTCAGGATAACATTATGAAGGATATCGCAGAACTTCGACAAGAGGCAGAAGAGGCAGAAAAGAAGCAATCTGAACTGGACAAAGTGGCTCAGATATTGGGAATTAACATTTTGGATAAATCTCAGAAGTCTTCAAATGATGGTAAAGAGCctacagagaagcctgggaaaGCAGAAAAATCTAAGAGCCCAGAAAAAGTGTCGTCCTCAAACTCTATTTCCAACAGCAAG AAAGGTGGTACCAGTTACTGCCAGcagtgtatgcat GTGAATTGTCTGCTGTATCTATACACAACACCAGCTCTGCTTTCCAGTTTGTCATACCAGGATGTGTCTGCGATA GAATCAAAGGTAAACTATGAGAATTCCCATACTAAGAGCCCCAAGCCTGCTGAGAGCCTCCAGCCAACTGCTAAGCAGTCTGATCAGTCCATTGCTGCCTATGAGTATTATGATGCTGGCAATCACTGGTGCAAAGACTGCAACACCATTTGTGGGACCATGTTTGACTTCTTCACTCATATGCACAATAAGAAGCACACACAG ACATTGGATCCCTACAACAGACCTTGGGCTTCAAAGACTCAGAGTGAGGCCAAGCAAGATGCTGTAAAGCGCACTGACAAGATAACTGTTCCTGCAAAAG GCTCTGAGTTTCTGATTCCTATCACGGGATATTATTGCCAGCTCTGTGAGGAATTTTTGGGGGATCCAATTTCTGGAGAGCAACATGTGAAGGGTCACCAACACAATGAGAAATACAAG AAATATGTGATTGAAAACCCATTGTATGAGGAACGGCGGAATCTGGACCGCCAAGCTGGCTTGGCTGTTGTCTTAGAGACAGAACGGCGGCGGCAGAGTGAGCTGAAGCGCAAACTTAGTGAGAAaccaaaggaagagaagaaagaaaaaaaggcgaAGATCATGAAAGAAGTAAAGGAGGATGACAAGGTCTCTGAGGAATTAGAGGACCAACTTTCTGAGTGTGGGAACTCCCCAGAAAAGgcggaaaataaaaggaaagctaGCATCAAACTCCAATTAAAAGAAGAATTAAAGAAAGAATCACCAATATCTTCCTCCTTTGGGAAATTCAGCTGGAAGAagccagaaaaagaggaagaaaaaagttcAGTGGCTCCAAGTATTCCCAGGGAGGATATTGTAGAAAGCAATAAGGACAAAGAGGATGGTAAAACTGAAACTGCAAAGGCAAAGCCCATTAAAATCAAGCTTTCTGGGAAAACGGTTGTTGCACATACTAGCCCTTGGATGCCCGTTGTGACAACTTCAACCCAAACGAAGATCAGACCCAACCTGCCTATCCCATCCACAGTACTCCGCAAGTCAGGCTCAGCTACAGTGAGTAAGCCAGCTCCTCTTAACACCTTTCTATCCATCAAGTCCTCTGGAACCACAGCTAAGCCTTTGCCAGTGGTTAAAGAGTCTTCAGCTGATCTCCTCTTGCCTCCTGACATCATCTCCAAAGCATTTGGAGGAGAAGAGGTGATACTGAAAGGGTCTCCAGAGGAAAAAATGGTACTGGCTGAAAAGAATGAGCCATCCCATATACCTGAACAAATGCTACCACCTCCTCCACCACCCCCTCCACCACCCCCTCCACCACCCCCAGTTATACCTCATCCAGCTACCCTATCTCCTGCTCAAGCAAATGCTGTCTTAGCTCCAGTGAAATCAAACCCATCTGTATCTCATACTCTCAGCCCTGGCTTCCTGGGTCCTAACATTTTGAACCCAGTGTTGCCAGTAGCCATCATTGCCTCAGCACAGCCAACTGCCATTCCTTCTGATGAGACAGCTCCTGGGGTGAGTGAGAGTGACCGGGACCAGACCCTGTTCTCTGTGTTAGTGCGTCCTCCACCTCCCCTCTCAAGTGTGTTCAGTGAACAAGCCAAAAAATTGGAAAAGCGAAATTCATGCTTAGCTACAGCCAATGCTAAGGACCTGTATGACATATTCTACAGTAGTGGTGGAAAGGGGGCCCCTGAGACTAAGCTCAGTAGTGGTCCATTGGCCAATGGGGAAAACAGCAACCTCTCTAGAGCTGAAAGTTCAGACACCTCTTCCACTTCTACTTTGAACATCAGTGCATCCCAAGAGGAGTTGCCTCCAGATAGAAGTTTGGTCTCTGCTTCTTTAGTCAGCAACCCTGAAAAGCCCATTGCAAAAACTCTGGTGTCTTTAGGGAAATGGTCAGTTGTAGAACACATAGACTCAAGAAGTAGAGGCAGCAGCTATGGCTTCCTGCAGCCATTAACAAGGTTGTGCCATAGCAGGCCTTATGAAACTATTACCCCCAAAACAAATACTTTGGCCATGTGGACTTCCAGTTCTTTCCAGGGTGATGCTAATAGGGATTTATCTCCAGAGGGAAAAACTGAGCTTGACCTGACAGAGCCAGGGCCACCAGGTGTGGAACAAGCCCCTCACCTGTCAGATATACATGGTCATACCATGGAATCTCAGAGGTTGGTAGAAACCCACATAATGGAGTCTGGTAACCAGGATAAAGAAAGTCAAAAGCTCCATCAATCTAAGGATTGTGGGAAAAGTGAGGTAAAGACaaacaatgaactaaaagaaaggaGAGCAAAGGTCTCTGAGAGGATGGTAGGAGAGGAAACAGGTATCAACGTGTGCAATAGCACTGAGGATTCTAATTTGAGTCATGGGAACAGATATATGTGGGAGGGAGAAGTAGAACAGCCCAGGTTGCAGATGACTGACAAAAAAGCAGAACAGTCCAAGAAATTAATGACAAGAAGTGAAACTCAAAATAGAGTAGTGATTGAGTTGAGTGCACAGGTTTTCTCTAATACAAAGGCAAAAATAGATTCATTTCCATCAGAAGCTAGGTCTTTAATCCAGAACCCACAGGATAAACCTGTGAAAATTTCTGTGCCAGAATTGCTTCAGTCCCCAGCCAGGTCAGATGTGTGTTTAACAGATAGTGCTCAAGAGCAAGGAGTTTCAACTGTTAGTGAAGATTGGCTGGAAAACTCAGCTCCAGAATCACTTTCTAGAACTTCTAGATACAAAAGCCTCAAACTCAAGAGAGAAAGATCAAAAGACTTTAAAGGTAAAATGATTTATGAACTGGCTGTTTGGGATGAGAACAAGAAGAAGCCAGAGACCTGGGAGAGCCCAGAGAAGCCAGAAGCAGAAGCCCTGGAACTACGAGGTATCCATCCAGAATTAACAGTGACAATAGAAACCAAGGCCTTAGAAGACTTTGAAGTTACAGACTTGAAAGTAGAAAAGCTTGCTGCCCTAGGGAACCTGGGGAATATGGATGTTGATTTCTGCAGTACTCAAGTAGACCCAGCACATAAATCCCCAACTGCCCTGTCTCAGAAGGCGTGTGAAGAAAACTCTTTGTCACTTGTAGGATGTAATCCCTCCACTCTCACTGACTTTCAACCAGTCCCATCCTTGTCTGAGTTTCCATTAGATTCTCCCAAAAGCCTGGTGCTGAACTTTGGAGCAGAAGGTAGAAAAACATCATCTAATTTCATAAGTGGGAGGATCACTCCTAACATTTTGAAAACCGGACTTCCTGTAGAAAATGTTGACCTTGGCTTGGGGAGCCTAGAGGGAACCCACCAGGCCCTTGACCTTTTAGCAGGAGGAATCATGCCTGAAGTAGAAGAAATTTCTCAATTAGAGAATCAAGATTCACTCAGATTGCGGTCAGAAACAGTTAAACCTGCAGGCTTTGAGCCATCACCTTGCCTTCCAGACCTTGTGGACTTCGTCACACGGACATCTGGAGTTCAAAAAGAGAAGTTATGTTTTCCTCTCTCTGAGCCAGGTAGCCCTCCTGAGTGTAGTTCCCTGGAGATGGGACCACTGCAGCTAGAAATACCGAATACATCCATCACAGAGGTAGCAATTTCTCAAGTAGATGAGGACAGTGACAACCCTTTGAATTTGGTAAAATCTCTGGCTTCAGGGTCCCCTACAAGGGAGCAGGTATTTGGAGGCAATATGGTCCCTCAGGAAATACCTGCACAAGAAGCTGCAGTTGCTGCCATCCAGGACCACACAGAATCCGGTGTTCATGACTAA